The following proteins are encoded in a genomic region of Candidatus Nitrospira nitrificans:
- a CDS encoding DUF262 domain-containing protein translates to MKAEERAISNILTEQICYEIPPYQRPYSWEQENTQQLLEDVWEAYGANDNEYFIGSLITIEKERDRRYEVVDGQQRLTTLNLIFARLRDHIADEAAKAELGKRILPRNVLTGEAETPRLLLRKKDQAFFRKYVVDAQALAEKDREDLEAPQRHLAENLEAVDKFCENKSQQVLRLFANYLLSKVYVVFVTTYSWQSAYRLFNVLNARGMSLSNADLIKNILFSQLGPQASRSEELEERWLELEEEVGIERLDAFFGHHRTALTAIKAQKTLHEEIEPLIRETKGGPFAFLENVIVSAQNYMQIGGDDFEDPSTLRSLRGLRRVAYDEWIPPLLAYLNQPVPGLPEQEFVGLLEKITIQSWVRRLGRTARITAYHQLISAIKDGKRADDVRQIFRKNAKNTEFLELLGGELYGKPFDAAVLLRLEEATQDESVSKTYSGSVTIEHVLPQALKDDYWKIRFSDEQHKIWLHRLGNLALLSGPKNYKAQYYDFERKKRIYSDRNKKVSFDITKEVCDQPEWAVEIIKRRHERLLKLAEQVWTIE, encoded by the coding sequence ATGAAAGCTGAAGAACGCGCTATATCAAACATTCTCACCGAGCAAATCTGTTACGAGATTCCACCCTATCAGCGTCCCTATTCATGGGAACAAGAGAACACACAGCAACTATTAGAGGATGTGTGGGAAGCCTATGGGGCAAACGACAATGAATACTTCATTGGCTCACTCATCACGATTGAAAAGGAGCGCGACCGTAGGTACGAGGTAGTTGATGGCCAGCAGCGCCTAACCACACTGAATCTTATCTTCGCGCGCCTGCGAGACCATATTGCGGATGAAGCGGCAAAGGCCGAGCTTGGGAAGCGCATTCTTCCACGCAATGTCTTGACGGGAGAGGCTGAGACACCTCGCCTGTTGCTGCGAAAGAAGGATCAGGCCTTCTTCCGTAAGTACGTGGTGGACGCGCAGGCCTTGGCAGAAAAGGACCGTGAGGACCTCGAAGCCCCACAGCGGCATCTGGCTGAAAACCTAGAGGCTGTGGATAAGTTTTGTGAAAATAAGAGCCAACAAGTTCTCAGGCTTTTTGCGAACTATCTCCTTAGCAAAGTATATGTGGTCTTCGTAACCACTTATTCATGGCAGTCGGCTTACCGTCTGTTCAATGTGCTAAACGCACGCGGGATGTCTCTATCGAATGCTGACCTCATTAAGAATATTCTTTTCAGCCAGCTTGGCCCGCAGGCTAGCAGAAGTGAAGAACTAGAAGAGCGGTGGCTGGAGCTTGAGGAGGAGGTCGGGATAGAACGGTTGGACGCGTTCTTTGGACACCATCGGACTGCTTTGACCGCGATCAAAGCGCAAAAAACACTGCATGAGGAGATCGAGCCACTCATCCGGGAAACAAAGGGCGGACCGTTTGCCTTCCTCGAGAACGTGATTGTTTCCGCGCAGAACTATATGCAAATCGGGGGTGATGATTTTGAGGACCCATCCACACTGCGATCTCTGCGGGGGCTGCGTCGTGTGGCTTACGACGAATGGATTCCACCTTTGCTTGCGTATCTAAACCAGCCGGTGCCAGGCCTGCCTGAGCAAGAATTCGTTGGATTGCTGGAGAAGATCACAATACAGAGTTGGGTGAGGAGACTCGGGCGCACGGCTCGGATCACTGCCTATCATCAGTTGATTAGTGCTATCAAGGACGGCAAGCGTGCCGATGACGTGCGGCAGATCTTTCGGAAAAATGCCAAGAACACCGAATTCCTTGAGCTATTGGGCGGGGAGCTTTATGGAAAGCCTTTTGACGCAGCCGTACTTTTGCGACTTGAGGAAGCGACCCAGGATGAATCTGTGAGCAAGACGTACAGTGGAAGCGTAACGATTGAGCATGTGCTCCCTCAGGCACTGAAGGACGACTATTGGAAGATCCGTTTCAGTGACGAGCAGCACAAGATATGGCTACATCGCCTGGGAAATCTAGCGCTATTGAGTGGCCCCAAAAATTACAAAGCCCAGTATTACGACTTTGAGCGGAAGAAGAGGATTTATAGCGACCGGAACAAGAAAGTATCATTCGATATCACAAAGGAAGTGTGTGACCAACCAGAATGGGCTGTAGAAATAATCAAGAGACGGCACGAGCGTCTCCTGAAGCTCGCCGAGCAGGTTTGGACAATCGAGTGA
- a CDS encoding restriction endonuclease subunit S has product MIRNLHWGDVAELKYGKSLREYPETSSEENRFRVFGTNGPIGWHKTPLVDRPGIVIGRKGAYRGVHYSDGPFFVIDTAYYLDIRDPQIDLKWAFYQLSTVDINRMDSGSAIPSTKREDFYAVPVAIPPLMIQLRIAETLSAYDDLIENNRRRMALLEEAARLLYREWFVRLRFPGHEHARITNGLPHGWKQMTLGDLCTDVREAASPDQLEPETPYIGLEHMPRRSISLSEWRQADQVTSTKHRFREGEILFGKIRPYFHKVGVAFVDGVASSDAIVIRPRNSKFRGLLLMTVSSDPFVAVTAQTMKEGSKMPRADWKQMKQYVVPLPPDGLRNSFESVIQPIVEQLKALTFLNQKLRTARDLLLPRLMSGEIAV; this is encoded by the coding sequence ATGATACGGAATCTTCATTGGGGCGATGTTGCTGAGCTGAAATACGGCAAGAGTCTTCGTGAATATCCTGAAACATCATCAGAAGAAAATCGTTTTCGTGTATTTGGAACGAATGGACCTATCGGCTGGCATAAGACCCCACTTGTTGATAGGCCAGGAATAGTCATTGGAAGAAAAGGCGCCTATCGTGGAGTTCACTATTCAGATGGGCCATTTTTCGTGATCGATACTGCGTATTATCTGGATATTCGCGATCCGCAGATTGACCTTAAATGGGCCTTCTATCAGCTTTCCACCGTGGACATAAATCGAATGGATAGCGGTTCGGCAATCCCATCAACAAAGCGCGAGGATTTTTACGCAGTCCCAGTTGCTATCCCACCACTAATGATTCAACTGCGCATCGCTGAAACTCTTTCCGCCTACGACGACCTGATTGAGAACAACCGGCGGCGGATGGCGTTGTTGGAAGAGGCGGCGCGGCTGCTTTATCGGGAGTGGTTCGTCCGCCTCCGATTCCCTGGGCACGAGCACGCTCGAATCACCAACGGCCTCCCACATGGGTGGAAACAAATGACTCTTGGTGATCTCTGCACCGATGTGCGCGAGGCAGCATCGCCCGATCAGTTAGAACCTGAGACCCCTTACATCGGCCTTGAACATATGCCCCGTCGCTCTATCTCGCTGTCGGAATGGAGGCAAGCAGACCAGGTGACGAGCACAAAACATCGCTTTCGTGAAGGTGAGATTCTGTTTGGGAAGATTCGTCCTTATTTTCATAAAGTAGGCGTTGCTTTTGTCGACGGCGTCGCCTCATCTGACGCAATCGTCATTCGTCCGCGCAACTCTAAATTTAGAGGGCTGCTGCTAATGACTGTTTCGAGTGACCCATTTGTCGCCGTGACTGCACAGACAATGAAGGAAGGGTCAAAGATGCCTCGCGCGGATTGGAAACAAATGAAGCAATATGTGGTGCCGCTACCGCCAGACGGCCTTCGAAACAGTTTTGAAAGTGTGATTCAACCCATTGTTGAGCAACTGAAGGCGCTTACTTTTTTAAACCAAAAGCTCCGTACCGCTCGTGATCTGTTGCTGCCGCGCCTCATGAGCGGAGAGATTGCCGTATGA
- a CDS encoding HsdM family class I SAM-dependent methyltransferase — protein sequence MTINQLAHIEQLEANLWDAADNLRANSKLTAGEYCMPVLGVIFLRHATNRYAEALREIQAEQATGKIPKRPLTAADFKKRRALLLPKEAHYDELLKLPKGSDLGTALVEAMNAIERDFEPLQGQLPKDYTKFENTLLEDLLRVFDSETLRSTSGDIFGRINEYFLMKFAMQGAQDNGEFFTPPSLVQTIVNVIEPDHGTVFDPACGSGGMFVQSSHFIERRGESAAHRVTFYGQEYKTSNLRLAKMNLAVHALEGNIVEANTFYEDPHRLPEGKPLWGNCDFLMANPPFNVDKVDAEKAKVDRRLPFGLPGVNKDKKVSNGNYLWISYFWSYLNKTGRAGFVMSSQASSAGHGEMDVRRKLVETGGVDVMISIRSNFFYTRTVPCELWHFDRGKPVDRRDQVLMIDARNIYRKVTRKIYDFSPEQLQNLTAIVWLYRGQSDRFIALVQHYLERTLTEAAAIVGKSADYRTAYGALTNAVAPFIKTVPKDSPIRELVKERDDAAKNCFQGLEYLTKRIAKDWKKPGEPKLAAQKKLLGELEDLATACRDLVKDVDLAFKLDTRLVDMAEKDFNAKEHEAWDGRAIGRLEKELDARRKEAVEQLKAAAYFERQAHWLLSRFPDAKLVAVPGLVKLVDRKDIKAADWSLTPGRYVGVAPPEVDENFDFEQALADIHIELTDLTQEAAVLAKKIQRNFEELA from the coding sequence ATGACCATTAATCAACTCGCTCATATCGAACAACTTGAAGCCAACCTCTGGGACGCTGCCGATAATCTCCGCGCCAACTCAAAGTTGACGGCCGGCGAATACTGCATGCCCGTGTTGGGCGTCATCTTTCTGCGTCACGCCACGAATCGCTACGCCGAAGCCCTACGGGAGATTCAGGCCGAGCAGGCCACTGGCAAGATTCCCAAGCGCCCGCTCACCGCCGCCGACTTCAAAAAGCGCCGCGCACTCCTGCTGCCGAAGGAAGCCCACTACGACGAATTGCTCAAGCTCCCTAAAGGATCGGACCTCGGAACCGCACTCGTGGAGGCCATGAACGCCATTGAGCGTGACTTCGAGCCGCTCCAGGGCCAGCTCCCGAAGGACTACACCAAGTTCGAGAATACCCTCCTTGAAGACCTTCTCCGCGTTTTCGACAGCGAGACGCTCCGTAGCACCAGCGGCGACATATTCGGGCGCATCAACGAATACTTCCTGATGAAGTTCGCCATGCAGGGTGCGCAGGACAATGGCGAATTCTTTACCCCGCCGTCACTCGTGCAGACCATCGTCAACGTTATCGAACCGGATCACGGCACAGTGTTCGATCCTGCGTGCGGTTCAGGCGGCATGTTCGTCCAGTCCAGCCACTTCATCGAGCGGCGCGGCGAGAGCGCGGCCCATCGTGTGACGTTCTACGGGCAAGAATATAAGACCAGCAATCTGCGCCTTGCTAAAATGAACCTTGCCGTTCACGCGCTGGAGGGGAACATCGTTGAGGCCAACACCTTCTACGAAGACCCGCATCGACTGCCCGAGGGAAAGCCGTTATGGGGGAATTGCGACTTCCTCATGGCCAATCCGCCGTTCAACGTGGACAAGGTGGATGCCGAAAAGGCAAAAGTTGATCGCCGTCTGCCGTTTGGTCTGCCGGGTGTGAACAAGGACAAGAAAGTCTCCAACGGGAATTACCTTTGGATTTCCTATTTCTGGAGCTACCTGAACAAAACTGGCCGCGCTGGGTTCGTCATGTCATCACAGGCCTCCAGCGCCGGGCATGGTGAAATGGACGTGCGCCGAAAGCTCGTCGAAACCGGCGGTGTGGACGTGATGATCTCCATCCGATCAAATTTCTTCTACACACGCACCGTCCCGTGTGAGTTGTGGCACTTCGACAGAGGTAAGCCCGTTGATCGCCGCGACCAGGTGCTCATGATTGATGCGCGGAACATCTACCGAAAGGTCACGCGCAAGATTTACGACTTCTCTCCTGAGCAACTACAAAACCTTACGGCCATCGTCTGGCTCTATCGGGGGCAATCCGACCGGTTCATTGCGCTCGTCCAGCACTATCTTGAACGCACGCTCACGGAAGCCGCCGCTATTGTCGGGAAGTCAGCCGATTATCGAACAGCCTACGGTGCGCTGACGAATGCCGTCGCGCCGTTCATCAAGACCGTGCCCAAAGACTCGCCGATCCGTGAACTTGTGAAAGAGCGTGACGATGCGGCCAAGAATTGTTTCCAAGGGCTGGAATATTTGACCAAGAGGATCGCCAAAGATTGGAAGAAACCCGGTGAGCCCAAGCTGGCCGCGCAGAAGAAGCTACTAGGCGAACTCGAAGATCTGGCCACCGCCTGTCGTGATCTCGTCAAGGATGTGGATCTCGCCTTCAAACTTGACACGCGGTTGGTGGATATGGCGGAGAAGGATTTCAACGCCAAAGAGCACGAGGCGTGGGATGGTCGCGCCATCGGGCGGCTGGAAAAAGAACTCGACGCTCGGCGCAAGGAAGCCGTGGAGCAACTCAAGGCCGCCGCCTACTTCGAGCGGCAGGCGCATTGGCTCCTCTCGCGCTTTCCCGATGCAAAACTCGTGGCGGTGCCGGGTCTGGTGAAGCTGGTGGACCGGAAAGACATTAAAGCCGCCGACTGGAGCCTCACGCCTGGTCGTTACGTGGGAGTTGCGCCGCCGGAAGTCGACGAAAATTTCGATTTTGAGCAAGCTCTGGCCGACATCCACATCGAACTAACAGACCTGACCCAGGAAGCCGCCGTGCTGGCAAAGAAGATTCAGAGGAACTTTGAGGAGCTTGCATGA
- a CDS encoding MotE family protein, translating to MNTRSIRGLVDRCGLGSLGQVERAMPRMNRHSQLWTMVGGILGSTILFWVMVQLGQASSEPKNKTQTATTSGPTQGTPSQAQEAESSGAESQDDAKLLAPPAAHGPAVDMPREVLDMLAQRKRDLDRREQALRQNEERLMIVRGQIEELLDQNEALEKRIQNAQAKDTPQQAKALAAKDRVVQEQRTQLAKIFESMPSEDAASRLEHMPDRKAIEILKLVKAKTAGAILAQVKADRAAKLTEQLLVQTP from the coding sequence ATGAACACACGATCCATCAGAGGGTTGGTAGATCGTTGCGGTCTCGGCAGTCTTGGACAGGTGGAAAGAGCGATGCCAAGGATGAATCGGCATTCCCAGTTGTGGACGATGGTGGGTGGCATCCTCGGTTCAACCATTCTCTTCTGGGTCATGGTGCAACTGGGACAAGCCTCCTCCGAACCCAAAAACAAAACACAGACGGCGACGACCAGTGGGCCGACGCAGGGCACACCGTCGCAAGCGCAGGAAGCAGAGAGCTCGGGAGCGGAGTCTCAGGACGATGCCAAGCTGTTGGCGCCGCCGGCGGCCCATGGGCCGGCGGTCGATATGCCACGTGAAGTGCTTGATATGCTGGCCCAGCGAAAGCGCGATCTTGACCGGCGCGAGCAAGCGCTTCGCCAGAACGAAGAACGACTCATGATCGTGAGGGGGCAGATCGAGGAGCTCTTGGACCAGAACGAAGCCTTGGAGAAGCGGATTCAGAATGCGCAGGCCAAGGATACGCCACAACAGGCCAAGGCCCTGGCAGCAAAGGATCGTGTGGTTCAAGAGCAACGGACGCAGCTGGCCAAAATCTTCGAGTCCATGCCCTCTGAAGACGCCGCCTCGCGTCTGGAACATATGCCGGATCGCAAAGCGATCGAAATCCTCAAGCTGGTGAAAGCCAAGACCGCCGGGGCGATCCTCGCGCAAGTCAAAGCCGACCGGGCCGCGAAACTCACCGAGCAGTTGCTGGTCCAAACGCCGTAG
- a CDS encoding flagellar export protein FliJ — protein MSLEALRKLRAQTVEGLMMDLAQITRALAQGEERYRDLEAQIQQEVVTHDRQSAQGLTIEAWLEWQGRMDSQQAGLRRVRREIDHAVEAWQRTKALLVEASLERKLLDIVADKRRDAERADAARQERRTMDEAASRGHSTRRESRS, from the coding sequence ATGAGCCTCGAGGCATTGCGAAAACTGCGCGCGCAGACCGTCGAGGGACTGATGATGGATTTGGCGCAGATCACTCGCGCGCTGGCGCAGGGTGAGGAACGGTATCGGGACCTTGAGGCCCAAATTCAACAGGAGGTCGTCACCCACGACCGACAATCTGCGCAAGGGCTCACGATAGAAGCCTGGTTGGAATGGCAGGGGCGTATGGACTCGCAACAGGCGGGGCTGCGCCGGGTCCGTCGAGAGATCGATCACGCTGTCGAGGCGTGGCAGCGTACCAAGGCGCTTCTCGTTGAAGCCAGCCTGGAGCGCAAGCTGCTTGATATCGTCGCCGACAAACGCCGCGACGCAGAACGCGCCGACGCGGCGCGCCAGGAGCGGCGGACCATGGATGAAGCCGCCAGCCGCGGACATTCCACTCGGCGAGAGAGCCGCTCATGA
- a CDS encoding FliI/YscN family ATPase, which translates to MSLSRLIERVDPIEVSGRVAQAVGIVVEGYGPMTTVGELCRITREVAGGPIAAEVVGFRGDRVLLMPLGDMHGIGPGSRITMSGHVADLAVGPGLLGRVLDGCGNPMDGKGPLTATKRYPLYAGAPNPLQRARLRIPLDLGVRAINGFLTCGRGQKMGIFSGSGVGKSVLLGMISRYTKADVNVIALIGERGREVNEFLERDLGAEALGRTVVVVATSDQAPLIRLRAALVATTIAEYFRDAGKQVLLLMDSLTRLAYSQREVGLAIGEPPTTKGYTPSVFTLLPKLLERVGTGPGPGTITGLYTVLVDGDDLSDPIADTVRSILDGHIVLSRALAARNHFPAIDLLQSTSRVMRDIVGRPHYDAARKLLELVARYRQSEDLVVLGAYKPGMNAALDRAVQAQEGINAYLRQDIDQPAGLPVSVQQLEALAQQAA; encoded by the coding sequence ATGAGTCTTAGTCGGCTGATCGAACGCGTCGATCCCATCGAAGTGTCCGGAAGAGTGGCGCAAGCGGTCGGGATCGTCGTGGAAGGGTACGGGCCGATGACGACCGTCGGAGAGCTCTGCCGAATTACGCGAGAGGTGGCCGGAGGGCCGATCGCCGCGGAGGTCGTGGGATTTCGGGGAGACCGTGTCCTCCTGATGCCGCTGGGCGACATGCACGGGATCGGGCCGGGCAGTCGAATTACCATGTCCGGCCACGTGGCCGATCTTGCCGTCGGGCCAGGCCTGTTAGGAAGGGTGCTCGACGGCTGTGGCAATCCGATGGACGGCAAGGGGCCGCTGACGGCCACGAAACGGTATCCGCTCTATGCCGGCGCGCCGAACCCCTTGCAACGAGCCCGTCTACGCATTCCGCTTGATCTCGGCGTTCGCGCCATCAATGGATTTTTGACCTGTGGGCGCGGCCAGAAGATGGGCATCTTTTCGGGTTCGGGGGTGGGAAAGAGCGTGCTGTTGGGAATGATCAGCCGCTACACGAAAGCGGATGTCAATGTCATTGCCCTCATCGGCGAGCGAGGCCGTGAGGTCAACGAATTCCTGGAACGCGATCTTGGCGCGGAGGCGCTCGGACGCACGGTGGTGGTGGTGGCGACGTCCGACCAAGCCCCGCTCATCCGGTTGCGCGCGGCGTTGGTCGCGACGACCATCGCTGAATACTTCCGTGACGCGGGAAAACAGGTGTTGCTGTTGATGGATTCACTGACGCGACTGGCCTATAGCCAGAGGGAAGTGGGATTGGCGATCGGGGAGCCTCCGACGACCAAAGGCTATACGCCCTCCGTGTTTACGCTCTTGCCGAAGTTGCTGGAACGTGTCGGGACCGGACCAGGTCCAGGAACCATTACCGGATTGTATACCGTGCTGGTCGACGGCGATGATCTCAGTGATCCCATTGCCGATACGGTTCGCTCGATCTTGGACGGCCATATCGTCTTGTCGCGCGCCTTGGCCGCTCGCAATCACTTTCCGGCGATCGATCTCCTCCAGAGCACCAGCCGCGTGATGCGGGATATCGTCGGGCGGCCGCATTACGATGCCGCCAGGAAGCTCCTTGAATTGGTGGCGCGCTATCGCCAATCCGAGGACCTTGTCGTGCTGGGAGCCTATAAGCCGGGAATGAACGCGGCCCTCGACCGTGCCGTTCAAGCGCAGGAGGGGATCAATGCCTACTTGCGGCAAGACATCGACCAGCCGGCCGGCTTGCCTGTGTCGGTGCAGCAACTTGAGGCGCTGGCCCAGCAGGCAGCATGA
- a CDS encoding response regulator — translation MPAVTGSERSVSRFQGTVLIVDADEEVRHLLHELLQPERVSVRLAGSGQEALAMVKQKAPALLIVDASLPDRDGIAVLEEAQRIDSRMIGVVMTGAASVELAVRAMRAGSSDFLTKPFPPDIVLDTVRRLLELHRIRADHTVLKHAAVRSGAVRLQSMPFQTFGDDGALKGADGLTEYERGLEDGRRYADAQRQQDFSVLTEAVGKFDAARSALQQTIDDEVIALALQIVSKILHDSAESGREQIVTQVKAALGAVPEADGVVIQAHPADAAVLEAVRAELTGRRQVALKLAIEPVASLPRGSCLLHTATRLVDASLDTQLLRLGDALRNRAHHES, via the coding sequence ATGCCTGCAGTGACCGGTTCCGAGCGAAGCGTGTCACGCTTCCAAGGGACGGTCCTGATCGTTGATGCCGACGAAGAGGTCCGACATCTGTTGCACGAGCTCCTTCAGCCGGAGCGAGTGTCTGTCCGACTCGCAGGCTCAGGACAGGAGGCGCTTGCCATGGTCAAGCAGAAGGCGCCCGCGCTGTTGATCGTCGACGCCTCCCTGCCGGATCGAGACGGCATCGCGGTTTTGGAGGAGGCGCAGCGGATCGACAGTCGCATGATCGGCGTCGTGATGACGGGAGCAGCCTCGGTCGAACTTGCCGTCCGCGCCATGAGAGCCGGCTCCAGCGATTTTTTGACGAAACCCTTTCCGCCGGACATTGTCCTCGACACGGTTCGTCGGCTCCTGGAACTTCATCGGATTCGCGCCGACCATACGGTCCTCAAGCATGCCGCGGTACGGTCCGGCGCGGTGCGGCTGCAGAGCATGCCGTTTCAAACCTTCGGGGACGACGGCGCGCTGAAAGGAGCCGATGGGCTGACGGAATATGAGCGTGGTCTGGAAGACGGCCGGCGATATGCGGACGCGCAGCGGCAACAAGATTTTTCGGTGTTGACCGAGGCCGTGGGAAAGTTTGATGCCGCTCGGTCCGCGCTTCAGCAGACGATCGACGACGAAGTCATCGCGCTCGCGCTTCAGATCGTGTCTAAAATCCTGCATGACTCAGCCGAGTCCGGCCGCGAACAGATCGTGACGCAGGTCAAGGCGGCGCTTGGGGCGGTTCCGGAGGCAGACGGCGTGGTGATACAGGCGCATCCGGCCGACGCGGCCGTGCTTGAAGCGGTTCGGGCGGAGTTGACAGGACGCCGGCAGGTCGCGCTGAAGCTCGCCATCGAGCCGGTGGCTTCTCTCCCACGAGGAAGCTGTCTGCTGCACACGGCAACACGATTAGTCGATGCGTCCCTCGACACCCAGTTACTCCGCTTGGGCGATGCCCTGAGGAACAGGGCTCATCATGAGTCTTAG
- the fliG gene encoding flagellar motor switch protein FliG produces the protein MAKNLTGEQKAAILLRAIGEESAAQVMKQLDPKEIKRLGTFMNGTAQISRDEEDAVISDFQTASASGEVQFQGKEFIRTVLIKALGPEKAARIIESMTRKSYPGLDAMKWADVKTLVQMLKVEHAQTVAVVLAHLESDQAGQVLAGLPEAMRGDVALRLATMEEVQPDVLEELSQSIQETLLASTGMGSQSLGGPEVMANILTRMDKTNEGGIMVKIAEKSQPLADAIRALMFVFDDLVKIDDRGVQELMKEISKDDLPLALRGANPEVKEKFFKNMSSRAAEMLKEDMEAKGPVKVSDVERAQQNILKVCRKLEEEGRIVIAGAGEEML, from the coding sequence ATGGCGAAAAATCTGACGGGCGAACAAAAGGCGGCCATTCTTCTTCGTGCGATCGGAGAAGAATCAGCCGCCCAGGTCATGAAACAACTCGACCCCAAAGAAATCAAGCGGCTGGGAACATTCATGAACGGCACGGCTCAGATTTCGCGGGATGAGGAAGATGCCGTCATCTCGGATTTTCAGACCGCCAGCGCGTCCGGCGAGGTGCAGTTTCAGGGAAAAGAGTTCATCAGGACCGTGCTCATCAAGGCGCTGGGCCCGGAAAAGGCGGCGCGGATCATCGAATCGATGACCAGGAAAAGCTATCCGGGGCTGGACGCGATGAAATGGGCCGATGTGAAAACGCTTGTCCAAATGTTGAAGGTCGAGCATGCGCAAACCGTGGCGGTCGTGCTTGCGCATCTTGAGAGCGATCAAGCCGGGCAAGTGCTGGCAGGGCTTCCGGAAGCGATGCGCGGAGACGTGGCGCTCCGGCTGGCCACCATGGAGGAGGTGCAGCCCGATGTTTTGGAAGAGCTCAGCCAAAGCATACAAGAGACACTATTGGCCAGTACGGGAATGGGGTCGCAGAGCCTCGGCGGGCCCGAGGTGATGGCCAACATCCTGACACGAATGGATAAGACCAATGAGGGGGGCATCATGGTCAAGATCGCGGAGAAGAGCCAGCCGTTGGCGGACGCGATCCGGGCGCTCATGTTTGTCTTCGACGACCTGGTGAAGATCGACGATCGCGGCGTGCAGGAATTGATGAAAGAAATCAGCAAGGACGACCTTCCGCTGGCTCTTCGCGGCGCCAATCCGGAGGTGAAGGAGAAATTCTTCAAGAATATGTCGAGTCGCGCCGCGGAAATGTTGAAGGAAGATATGGAGGCGAAAGGGCCAGTGAAGGTGTCCGATGTCGAGAGAGCCCAGCAGAATATTCTGAAAGTCTGCCGCAAGCTGGAAGAAGAGGGCCGCATCGTCATCGCAGGCGCGGGGGAGGAGATGCTGTAG